A segment of the Candidatus Nitrososphaera gargensis Ga9.2 genome:
ATGCTTGCCAGTGTTTTTAAGCTCTTTTGAATTTGGGTGATCAGATCCTGCTGACGCTTTGCCCGCCTAAGTACCTGAAGGAGTAAAGTGTGCTCAGGCGACATCGTTGTAGTAGTAGTAGTTGCTGCTGCGGCCGCTTCTGTTGTTGCTTCTTGCTGCTGTTCTTCTCTTACGCCTAGAACTCCTGCTTGCATAGATCCTTGTTCTACTTCTGTTTTAGTCTCTTCTCCCTTATTCATTTCATCAGCTGTAGTAGCACTTTCTATACTCTTATCTTCACTTTCACTTATTTCGTTATCTGCTGTTTGAGTCAAACGCTATATCTCTTCCTCCGGTACATCAGAACATGTCCGAAAGGTGGCTAAAAACATTTTTGCTTACTGGTTATTGCACACCAATGCCAAGCTACAGGAAGACAGAGATCGCTATTTGGGCGAACCCATACATACTGACAATTTTGAACAATAAAAACTGAGTTCATAAAGTGTCACTGAATAGAAGACTACTGCTAACCAGACCAAGGAAGGTGTCAATAGCGCCTATCCGATACCTGACGATATGGGGTCAGGTCTGCTATAGCACATATTATACAATATAGGAAGGCGAGAGTGCTTCACAACAAAAGGGATCGGCATTTCCAAGGAGTTATACCTTCCACAAACTCCATATTCTGATGTTGTTTCTCCTGTCAGCGCACTCCCAGATTACATATGCATGCATGGGTGCATGCCTTGTTAACTAACCTTTGCTTTTACTGACTGAACTTTCTCTTCCATTGTATTTGGCTTGTCAAGCCTCTAGTCAATACATATTGTTGATGTTATGCGCTTTGCTCCCGCAGCAGATCTGGTCGAATTATGGGCAAGGTGGTTGCCTGCACGATGTCATCAATATTATCTGATTCAATCTGAGTGCTCATTGGGGTAAGTGTTACTTTCTTCAAGTTCTGAATATTGCGGATTGCATCATAGGCTGCAGCTGTTTCTTTACCTATGCTAGTATCGGAAGTGCCAATAGGCTCTATGCTGATTTCAGCGTCAACTACAGGCAGGTTGTTGTTCATATGCGAGCTTCTACCTACCTGTCAGTATGGCGAATTTGATAATTAAGAATATCCTGAGTAGTAGTGAGAAAAAGCACTTCCTCTGAATATATGCCTAACAAATATGAAGCGAGTTTTTGGTTCATGTTTTTGCTGCATTGTTACGCTCCTGTATTTTTGGGCTGTAAATATCATATTAGGCTTCGAGAGATTCAACGATGCACTTCGACTTATGCATGATTGCTCGTGCATCTTGAAAACTATAATTTTAAGAGTTTATCTTAACCAAATAGTAGTGCAGGTGAGCGGCCTGCAACAGGTTAAGAAGATGTTATTTTATGATTCATACTTTGCTCGCAATTTCCGCATTGACTCGACCAGCTGCTTTAGCTGCCTGTGAGTTGGATTCATTTCTTCCCTGATCTTCTTTGCATTGCCGCCTAATCTTTCAATCTCTTCATAAAGTGCCTTGTCTTCTACTACCTCTACTAGTGTACGTGGAGATACAGGCTTTTGGAATACTTCAATATCTGCTTTGAGCTGCCGCACAGGTTTTTCTACAAACTCTTTGACATAAGCAGAAACAAAAATAATTCTCTGCTCTGGTGCCAATTTCAATATATCAGCTGCAACCATCAAACCATCTTTCTTTGGCATCCTATAATCCAAGATCACTGCATCGAATGGTGGTCGGTTGATGTCGGTGCCTCTACAACATATTTCCTCGCTCGCTCTTGTCTCTTCCTTTTGGCGTAAGCATTTCTGCCAATAGGCCATGCGGTATAATTCAATGCACCGTTCTCCGTCAGCTACGGTAAGAATCTGGTGGCCTTGGCTCTGCAACTGAATGGAATATATCCGTGATATATCGTGCTCATCTTCCGCAAGGAGAACAAGCATATGTTAATAATGTCTTGGCGGCTTGTTTCTAAAGTAGTTTTCTAGGCAAAGCACATGGGGCCAACAGATTGAAATTGTCTAATAATAATACTTTGTTATAAGCGCGTAATAATTGGATAATAATTCTACTAATGGCGAATCCAGAACAACTGGAAAGAAAGAACCATATTTGTAATTGTGCTGATAATAATAATGTCGGAGGGTATTGGAGAAGGATAAGAAAAGTGATGATTTGTTCTACAATCGGTGTAATTCCTTTGCGATGAATCACAGCAGAATAATTCAAGAATATCATCCTGCGAATGAAATATCCTTTGCAGTCTTTTATCGTGAATTTTCTTTTTCATAACTATGAGGATGTTTTATAGTTTTGATGATAGTATATTCTAGAAAATAGTTTCTGTTATACTTTTAAGTAAATTCTGCTGAAACTAAATATCAAAAGAAGGAGTAGAAAGCTCACCTGACGCCAAAAATAGAGAAAAACAGAATTACAAACTTAGATCATGTTCTAGTGCCGACTGACGTGTGGAGCAGAGTTTTGGAATCAACTTTGAATCTACTTATGCCTAAAATCAAGCAGCAAATAATTGAGGACATGACAAAAGCAGGATTAAGGTTGGACGACAAGACCGCCTATTATTCTCTTGCACAAATTCGAGATTATCTGCATTTGATTTTTGGCGAGGATGTGGCGGAATTGCTTGCAGATGTACTGAGAAATACTCTTGAGAAGACGCGCCAGTTTGAAAAACATGACTGAAGTGCTTCAATCAATCCTAAATAACAAATGTGGATATAGACATTGGCTTAATAATTGAAAAACAAGAATCTCTAGATATCTGACAATAATCATTACACGTCCTTTACTAATCTACGAATTATTCGACCAAGGCAGGAAGGACAGCACGGACTACCATTGAATTCAGACATCCTCTGCTTGGGTCTCTTTGTACTGCAGAAGCTGCAGACAGTAACAGTAAGTGACATTGTATATAGTATTTACTTACTGATTTTGCTATGAGGTAAACTAGCACATGTATGAAAAAGTGACACACCCATAGTATATACAATAGTCTCACAGTTGATCAATGTTACCATGGACTGTCAAAGTTTGGCATCTCTCAAGTAGCGTGTGGCCTTTGGCAGTGAGCCAGTACGACCATCATATGTGAGCAAACCATCTCCTATTAGGATAGCGAGGTATTCCTTCACTTGAGTAAATGAGAGATATGTAAGGTACGTTTACTGTAATCTGTTGTATTGTTTCGCGATGGTAAGAATGCTATATACCATCTCCGTTCCTATTCGGTGTCCCATATTGTGCTGGCATTTAAAATACCCTATTGATTTAAGGTTGAATGATGAAACATTTTTTATTCTGCTGTATAAGTAAATTGGCAAAATCGCGAATATTCTGCACAACAGGAAATTGATCGCTGCCTTGGCAAAAGTTCCATTAATGAGACATGTGAAGACGCCTTGGCACTGTTAATTAATCGATATGTGTGCCGACAGCTCCGCATATGTGACGGCTTGTGATGATCCAATGCCCTGCAGAGCGATCAATCTGAAGAATTAGGGACCATTTCATATCTATCCATCCTGAACCTTCACAGTTTCATCCATTTTTGACTTCTCTTGAGCAATTTCCCTGATCATATTCATGAGCTCATCTTGAGTAGTAGTATTATTCTCAGATCCTCGGTCATTACTGATTTCTTCGTTAGCGAAGAATTCTGTATGTGGTATCAGAGCGCCCCTCATCTTTCTCGATAACAATTGGGCATAGCCCGCAACTTTTTTGGCTTCAGCCTTGTGCAGCCGTTCTTGAAGCTGCTGAATTTCGGCCTCGCGGTCATCCAAGGCCTCCCTTAGCTTCTTTATCTTCAAATCTGCAGCCATCTTTACTTGCTCTAGGTTAGAATTCTCGATGTTTTGTTTCTTCTCAATCAATTGAGCGATAAGCTCATCTTGCAGCCACTTTTGCAACTTTTCGAGTTGACCTTGGTTAGCTGCAACCATACTTTCAAAACTATCCTGATTAACTCTAGCTTGTCTGTCATATGTATTGACCAGCTCTTGACGCAGCAGGGATGTTTGGTTATCGTAAATGTGCCGGATATGTTCTAACTGCCACTGGTAGCTCTTTTTGAGTCTTGCAAACTCTTGTTCAAACCGCTTCCTGTCCGCCTTGATTTGGACTACAAACTTCTTTTGCCACATCTGTTTCTCTATATGATGTTTAGAATTCATAGCTAATATTTTTCTCTGATGAGCCGTCTTAAGCAGGTTCGCCTTCTTCTCAAATTCATTTCTTTGCCTACGTGATTCAGTAGTAAGTTTCTTTAACCTCGTCATAGCCAGACGATATTTCCTTTCCTGTTTAGTAGCACGATCGATACAAAGCCGTTTCGAAACATCCTGTGCCTTGTTCCATCTAGCCAATTTAGAAATTCTAAAAATAGTTATCCTAATAAGAAATTGTGTGTAGAAATTTATTGAACATCCTAGATTTATCCAATGTTGTCAAGTAGGAGAAAGAGTCTCACCATGTCATTATCTGTTGGCCTGTGCGACTTAGTTGCTCTTTAGCTATGTGATGTTGTCAAAGTATCTGCTATTATGTTGCCACTTTCTCCAAGCAACTCACTTATGTCATTCTGCCAAAGAGGTAATCAAACGTTGATATGAGGGCACTTTTGTTTGTATAGAATCCTGTAAGGTCATGGATCCCTTCCTTATCTTCTTCGCTTATTATTATCATCCTGTTGTCATCGAATATGATAAAGTTTACTGGCAGAGGGCTGAAGACGTTAAATGAGAATGCCTCATTATCAAGACCTTCATACCCTTCGACAGTTTTTTTCGACTCTGTTCTGATCCTCACGTTCACACCACGTTTTGACAGTGCAATCAGCATGTCTGCTATCTCTGCGTGATAAAATTTCACCAACATCTTTTGCGAGAGATATACAGTCACCTTGGTGCTAACTTCTCCAAGCATGCTCTTGATCCTTGAGTATAGACTTTCCTCATTAAGCACCTGATAGCTGTTTTCCTGTCTAGTGGGTTTGGTAACTTTGATTATCTTGTCGAGCTTTTCCTGACAACGTTTCTTTGCATTGAGAACTGTCTTGAGCGTGTCGTACTTGCTCTGAACCAAGCAATCGATGACTTCGTCAAAAGACAATGCATAGTACTTTTGGGGTTTGCTAAAGCTTGAAAGAACAACTCCTTTTGCCAGTAGCGACGAGAGATAGTGGTACGTATCTGTCCTTTGAATACCTGTATGCCTGGAAATATCACTTGCAGTCGTACTGCCGTTTGACATGAGAAAGATCAGGATCTTGGCCTCGTTTGCACCTATGTCCAGCTTTTTCAGCTCGTTGATCAATTCCTGTTTTATTTGAGATTCTATATAGTCCTGCGAGGTTGTCAGCGCTTCAACTTCTTGCGAGGTAAATGTATCCAAGATGTTTTCATGCTTTGCAGTCATATGGTGTAAAGCGGATTTAGCTTGGCATAAGATAAGATATTGCATGTAATCTGGTACTCTAACAATGTTCTGAAATTCTCCTATAATGGAGATCGAGACAATTGCTAAGGTTATCATATTATGTCAAGTCCTCCGGACACTGGTAGGACCTTCTACACGCTCCTCCCTTTATCGTCGCCCCTTATAGCAACCAATAATGAACCATAAAGGCAAGTTCAGAAGGTCCCGTAGGGGAGTCATCGGCATCGAATCGGCCATAGTCCTGATCGCTTTTGTGATCGTGGCAGCGGCCTTATCGTTTGTCGTCCTCAACATGGGATTCTCAACAACACAGAAAGCAAAGCAAACAATCGGGCAGGGCCTTGATACGTCTAGCAGCGTGCTAGAAGTAGGCGGTTCAGTTTCGGGCCACCTCAACTCTACTGCAGGGGCACTTGACATTGTCACCATCCCGCTGAAGGTTGCCTCTGGCAGCAAGAGCGTGGATCTGCAAGAAAGTCTCACAGCGGTGAGGTACTTTACAAGGACCCTCAACTACGACAACATCTACAATGGAACACTGAGCTCGACAACATATGGTAGCGTTTCAGACGCACTGGCAGCAGCAAAAACGGCAGGCATCTTGGATAAGAACCCACTTGCATCTTCCGGTGCAGCCAATCCAACTAAGACAGTAGCCATCATCTACTGGACTGTCAACGAAAACAACAACGATGTGCTAGACAAGTCTGAATCAGCTACGCTGGCCATCGTCTTCCGCAACGCAGACATGCCAAAACAACTCGACAGAATCAACGCAGAAGTCATACCGAGCATAGGTGCGCCAATGACTGTCGCAAGAGACGTTCCAACACTGACAGATACGTACCAAGACCTGACTTAATTGGAGCGAGTTCATCAAAAATGAACCTCCACCTTCCTTTTTTTAATCTCGATTCCATGAAAACCCGCGCGATATTTGCAGGTGCAGGTGCAGCCTCATTCTACGGATGGCTTCAGTATACCTCGCCTGATGCTTTACTGGGCCTGCTTGATACAAACAGCATCATGGCAGACCCTCTTAATCCTATGATAATCATTCCTCCGCTGGCCGCAGCTGGAGTCCTCCTTCCAAAGTTCATAAAAATGCCTGGAAGAATCGGTTTGCCAAAATTCAAGCAGAATGGAGTAAGCAATAACCAGTATGTCGAAAGCGGGGCTACATTGCTTGAGTTCGGCAAGAATCAGGATATCAAGGGGCCTAATACAAACAGCATCCCTTTCCAGATGGTCAGCGCTAGTTCAACATCATCATCGTCGGCAGCCACTACTGCTACTGGCTCTCCAGGACAATCAAAAGATGCATCCCCACCATCACAACAACCGGCAGTTGCTGCAAACCAGACCGGCACAACTACTCCCGTCCAAGTTGACGAATCAAAGTTGTCGGCCATTGTAGAAAGCAAGACGAGCAAGATGGTTGAAGAAGTTGAAACTATCAAGAAGGAAATGGGCTCGATAGTACAGGATGTGCAATCTCTAAAGACCGACATAAAAGAGCTCACCTCAACATTTGAATCATCGCTAGTAGAATTGAAGGCATTTCAGTCAGAAATGGTAAACCCGGTCAACTTTATGAGGAAATACTTTGAGTTGCTCGACATAAAGAATGTCTCTGATCCTGTAAATGTAATGATGCCAATTGAGCAGCTGGTAAACAATATTGGTGGTGCTTCCGATACCAAGCATGGCGGTAATGCAGCTACTGCTGCCACAACAACAGAGCCGGGCGTTAGAACAAAAGGAAACAATATCAAAAATCAACAACAAGATGGCGATGTAAAGATTATTGAAAGCCAAAACACAGGAAGTGATAAAACTACCAGTAGTAAAACAAGGGCGCAGACAGATGAGGCATTTTCGATCGAAGAGATATACAACATACTAAGACAACACCGAGCTGAGGGATTTGAAGAAGATGATGATGGAGCAGAAGAGGACAATGACGATGAGCAATATAGCAATAGGAAATATCGAAGAACTCAGGCTCATCGATCCCATTTCTCTTCACTAGCGCGATCCAAGATCAAGAACAGAAATTTAATGAGTAAAAGATCTATGATTGGATCAGAAAATGAAGAGTTCCTAGGAAGTTCGCTTGAATCCAGTCTGACACCTGGCAGGATAATGTCGATTGTCTCCATTGTAGACGAAATACTGGCTAGCATGGGGCCAGATGGTATAGAGCTTGTTTTGGAACAGTACCGGGCGATTGGACTAAGGCCTGAGGAAGAACGATTGATCTATGGCGTAGTCAAAATGCTCAACGAATCAAAATTATTGACAGATGACATAATCGCAATGCTGTATCGGTTTGGACAGGTTCTTGGCATTAACGATCAGGATGCCGAGCTCCAGTACATGAAGATTGTAGCTAACAAGCGCAACAAGAAGAAGCGCATAGCCCGTGGCATGATGCCTAGGGAGGATGAAGAATAGTCAGATGGGAAGCCTCATAATAAGCGAGGGGATAATCTTGATAGCATCGATCATAATTGCAGCTGGATTTTCAGTCACAGTCCTAAACCAGATGGGAGTATTCAAGTCGACGCTTGCAACAGCTGGAGCAGCTGAAAAAGAGATCGCATTAACCAGAATAAAGATCCTTTATGCCACTAACTCATCAAGCACCCAAATAGATGTGTGGGTAAAGAACATTGGAACAAATCAGATCGTATCATTGGACAAGATGGATGTCTATCTTGGCAAACTAAATAATGTTCAAGGAATTCCGTACAATGCGGCGTCACCTCCAAAGTGGACATATACCAATTCAAATGGTAATGTTTGGCAGCAAAAGGATAGCATCAAAATAACTGTAACACTCGATTATTCTCTGGAAACCAATGTCAATTACTTAGTAAGGATCGCCACTCCAAATGGAGTGAGTGACGATTACATCTTTTCCTTGACTACAACATAGGAGTGTGAAAATGGAGAATGGGTTTTAGCGCTGCAATCAGTGGTGGAATAATGATGACAATGATCATAGTTGTATTAATTATGGCAATACCTGCTGTCATAAATGCGAACATTACTACTAGTCGGGCGTATTCTGAACGCGCACAGCTTGATAGCGAGTACATAAAGACCTCAATTCAGATCACAGATCTCCAAGCTTTGCCAGACACTGATATTGTAAATGTAACACTCAGCAATGATGGATCAAGTAAATTATGGAATTACCAAAAGTTCAATGTACTTGTAACATATGATTACATACCAGATCCCTTAGCATCTCCTCAACGAATAACTGAAAACTTGGATTATGCTGGAATTACGCAGATCGTATCTGCTGCTGGATCATGGTCCATAACAGGATTTATCGATGATAATATTGATCCGCAGATTCTGAACCCTGAAGAATCTCTTACAATAAGAGGTAGACTGAATCATGATATTGCTATATCCGCTGAACTTGTTGCAGTAACTATATCGACAGACAATGGCGTAATAGTCAGCAAAGCGGTGATACTCTGATGGCCATTATAACAGTGTCAACTGGCAATGAAGAGGTTGACAGACAGATAGGAGGAGGTCTGCCGCTTCCGTCGCTCATGCTGATCGAAGGAGATCATGGGACAGGGAAGAGCTCTATGGCTGCCCAGTTCATGAACGGTCTGCTAAAATCACAAAGAAAAGTGTTGTTCATCACCACGGAGAGCGCCACCAAAGACTACATTGAAAAGATGAAAATGATAACCTATGATTTCAGAAGGGATTTTCTGAAGAACATGCTGTCAATACTTCCTGTGAATATCGATGGAGTTTCCTGGTCAGCAGCCAGGTCAAAGCAGCTTTTGCCGGTAGTAGGCAAGTACATCAGCATCAATTCAAAAAAGTTTGATGCGGTCGTAATTGATTCTCTATCCGCCCTTACCATGCATGCGGATACTAGCACAACGCTTGATTTCTTTACAAAATGCAAGAACTTTGTATCAAAAGGCATGACTGTCATCATCACTATTCATCCAAAGGCAGTGCCCGAGGAGGTGGCAATGAGAGTAAGATCAACCTGTGACGGATACATGAAGATAACTCCCGCTACGATCGCGGGAAAAAGCGTCAAGGTTATGGAAATTGTCAAACTGATCGGCTCGTCTTCGCAAGTGAGCTCGCAATTCAGCTTTGACGTTGACACATCCTTTGGGATAAAGATAGTGCCGTTATCGATGGCAAACGCATAAGAGGAGAGAGACAAAGAGATGGGCAAAAAAACACCACAAATACCAAAATCTGGAAGGCGGATAGTAACACCATCTTCCTGCTATTTATGCAATGATAAAGTATATGGAGGCTTTGCAATTGCTAGGACTTAGGAAAACTACCACCGCTGTAACTGAGGATCC
Coding sequences within it:
- a CDS encoding thiamine-binding protein — translated: MNNNLPVVDAEISIEPIGTSDTSIGKETAAAYDAIRNIQNLKKVTLTPMSTQIESDNIDDIVQATTLPIIRPDLLREQSA
- a CDS encoding flagellar protein FlaF gives rise to the protein MGFSAAISGGIMMTMIIVVLIMAIPAVINANITTSRAYSERAQLDSEYIKTSIQITDLQALPDTDIVNVTLSNDGSSKLWNYQKFNVLVTYDYIPDPLASPQRITENLDYAGITQIVSAAGSWSITGFIDDNIDPQILNPEESLTIRGRLNHDIAISAELVAVTISTDNGVIVSKAVIL
- a CDS encoding response regulator, whose translation is MLVLLAEDEHDISRIYSIQLQSQGHQILTVADGERCIELYRMAYWQKCLRQKEETRASEEICCRGTDINRPPFDAVILDYRMPKKDGLMVAADILKLAPEQRIIFVSAYVKEFVEKPVRQLKADIEVFQKPVSPRTLVEVVEDKALYEEIERLGGNAKKIREEMNPTHRQLKQLVESMRKLRAKYES
- a CDS encoding archaellin/type IV pilin N-terminal domain-containing protein → MNHKGKFRRSRRGVIGIESAIVLIAFVIVAAALSFVVLNMGFSTTQKAKQTIGQGLDTSSSVLEVGGSVSGHLNSTAGALDIVTIPLKVASGSKSVDLQESLTAVRYFTRTLNYDNIYNGTLSSTTYGSVSDALAAAKTAGILDKNPLASSGAANPTKTVAIIYWTVNENNNDVLDKSESATLAIVFRNADMPKQLDRINAEVIPSIGAPMTVARDVPTLTDTYQDLT
- a CDS encoding ATPase domain-containing protein; amino-acid sequence: MAIITVSTGNEEVDRQIGGGLPLPSLMLIEGDHGTGKSSMAAQFMNGLLKSQRKVLFITTESATKDYIEKMKMITYDFRRDFLKNMLSILPVNIDGVSWSAARSKQLLPVVGKYISINSKKFDAVVIDSLSALTMHADTSTTLDFFTKCKNFVSKGMTVIITIHPKAVPEEVAMRVRSTCDGYMKITPATIAGKSVKVMEIVKLIGSSSQVSSQFSFDVDTSFGIKIVPLSMANA
- a CDS encoding TrmB family transcriptional regulator, whose translation is MTAKHENILDTFTSQEVEALTTSQDYIESQIKQELINELKKLDIGANEAKILIFLMSNGSTTASDISRHTGIQRTDTYHYLSSLLAKGVVLSSFSKPQKYYALSFDEVIDCLVQSKYDTLKTVLNAKKRCQEKLDKIIKVTKPTRQENSYQVLNEESLYSRIKSMLGEVSTKVTVYLSQKMLVKFYHAEIADMLIALSKRGVNVRIRTESKKTVEGYEGLDNEAFSFNVFSPLPVNFIIFDDNRMIIISEEDKEGIHDLTGFYTNKSALISTFDYLFGRMT